Below is a window of Impatiens glandulifera chromosome 2, dImpGla2.1, whole genome shotgun sequence DNA.
GAAAAACTCATAAGATTAAGTTTGAATTAGATTTAAATACCTCAAAATATGATCAacattatgattattattaggTTCAGGGCCGGCCACTTGAGAAACATTTATATTAGAATTTGcaaatcataaataaatgaaaatttgagtGGAAAGGAAATATAACAcctatgaaaaataaattgtagGTGGAAAATAAAGCCGAAAATAGTGGgaaaaaatcaatatcaaacaagctttaagGATGAAAAATAATCGTGATCTTGTGTAGTCTAAAATAGAAGAAACAGTTGCAAGAGACCACACTCACGTACAAGCCTCTGAAACGAAAGATATGCGCTTTTGCGCAACACCCTATCAACTAACGCGCGCATCAACGTCGTTAACCCGAACGCGGATGGAATGCCCAAGCGTTAACGGATGAAGACGGAACATTGCTCCTAGATGCGCGTTTGCTCTTTGGCTCAAAACAACGACGTTTCAACTCGAGCTTGACTTTTTTCTCGCGACAAACATGATGAAAAGTGGACGAAacttttgaattttcaaaagtGAAACTCTACCGATACTTAACTAAATGGAATGATTCAaaggctgaaatgatcaccctagcatggtgatcatttcacctacgaTCACAGACGTATTCATGACCTAATTGGATGAGAACGATCGAATACaaacaaaagtcattaatgatcTTTTGTCTCGAATCCAATTCACTTGATCATGCAACCAATTTTGGTTGTCTATAAATAGCTCTCCTTAATTAAGACGAAATTAAGGATCAGAATCTCAAGCCTCCAATCCAAATTTCACACTTTaccattaatattttcttaagttattgaaaattttggaaattttgtgTAACGATGTAAGGTTCGTTTTTGGATCATCAAAAAGCTTCATAAGGAGTtcaagagtgttctccaactcataGTACTTTCCTCAATAATTCTCAACATCAATCGTATGTAtcagtatttaaatattattttataattttaaacataaaaaaaactcatacatGTTTAGAACTTGAAAatatttggttaaataaaacgtaataaactaaattttcaagcaaatagtcaaaattttatgaattagaTATCGTTTTTTAACAAGTACGAAGGATATAGTGCGAAAACTTTTTCTCAAGTATCACCAAATATCAAACTCAACAAGATCTCtgaaaaaattatgtttatacacatacaaatatttttattgaatgtaaattaaaaattaattgactactttttaatcaaattaataatccttttaaattaattatttttaattaatttaaaataaagattttctttaatcaaattgtcttttgattattttaaatttaaaagattgtttaaagataaaaaaattaattattattattattatagttaatatttaaatgtttaaatatatttttgtataaatcttttaaataaaagatttttgaCACACAAATCGAAACTAAATAAACTTGTATAATAAAGCCTTTAAAAGCTCGGGAATGAATGTATTTTTGTGTCTTACATTAACCGTATCAAATATAGAAGAAAATTGAATAGAGAGAAAATCATGTCTAATTATAAACTTTTGTTTATGGCAAGAATTAAATAAGGGGTTAAATATGTCTTCTAGAGATTTTATGCGGTTATGtaatctgaataactttaatGTGAGACATTGTTATACTTTGTTTAATAAAGTCAACCCAATTCATATTTGTTAGGAAAATTATGAGTGTCTAAGATGCCTACCAAGATATTTTTTGTTGAAATGATATTGACGGCGAAATTCTCACTGATGATAGATGTATGCGAAATTGCAAATTATTGTAAGTCGTATGTGTTAcaaagagatgaagaagacttatcatatgtttttatattgtCACGTTGTTACAGTTTTTTATGGAATTTGACAGGAATCCAATGGGATATGCCAGAGACCGTCGATGGTTATTGAGAGGCGTGGATCGAAACAACTAAAAAGCGAGACATAGAAAATAGATCTTTATCCctataaatttgtaatgaacttaaaaaaaatcagagaATATATAACAACCAAAGTAGCCGTTAAGAATTATTCACAATAACATTATCATGTCAATGTTAAAAATTAGATCCGAAAAACATATGAATTCGTGTGGAGACCttattgttttttcttaaagAATTTCGAGCCAATTAATTGtttcttttacttattttttaaaaatatttttattgttatgtttttatcgttgctattaaacaattttattttattaaataaattatttgtaaaacaaatatatataatttcgattttacaaaGAAAAAGGTacgtttatatttttaaattaaaattaaatattatttattcaaataaatatattaatataacaaattttgtaaatatgtttttatagtgttatttatttattaatattttagaattaattatatatgtctTTTAAGATGATagatctataaatataattatatatatatatatatatatatatatatatatatatatatatatatatatatatatatatatatatatatataatattaatattcatttataaattaactcTCAATTATACTTGTgtaaatcttttaatttttattacctTAATTCTGAAACACAACCGAACATCATGTTAACAGAGAATCCTCAAATGAAGagcataaatttttttttgaaggtACAAACAAATTTTGAAAAGGATGATAAAAGCTCTAACcgatttatcttaaaaaaaaaattacaataactTAGAAATTCTAGAGACATTATTTCCTCCCATAAAAGTAAAATCACATCTTTCATCCTTTATTGTTTCTTTTCtaatattgtgtttgattagTTTTATAGTGACACAATctttatgtttataatatttttaataaaaaatcattataaaaatgacaaaataaaaaaggaaatcTAGAagactataaaatataataaaaaactaataataatgtAAAGATATTGCTCCacttgttttatatatataatagtccCCACTCTATTTCCTTAGCTTGTTCCCGATATCACTATTTTATATACTTCACTTTCTCATCTTCTCCATTACCCCttttcctctctctctctctctcttccttccTTCTTGAACTTTCCAATAAAACCCTAACTCCCATCCCTCTGCACACctttaattttctctctctttatatatacatacatatacatgGATATGAACATCTTAAAATCCTCACCCGAAGATCAACTAGATCATCTAATCATGATGATGCAAATGGACAAACTCCCCGATTATTCATCACCACCGCCGGTTATTCAAAACGACAACATCAACTTCTCcgacaacaacaacaacgatACTCATCACAATTATTACATGAATCCAAACATATCATTCTCCACGGCGGCGACGGAAACAGACAAACGGAATTCAGTGGCGGCGATGAGGGAAATGATATTCAGGATAGCAGCCATGCAACCAATTCACATTGACCCAGAATCTGTTAAGCCACCGAAGAGAAGAAACGTGAAGATATCGAAAGATCCTCAAAGTGTGGCGGCGAGACATAGGAGAGAGAGGATTAGTGAAAGGATAAGGATCTTACAAAGGTTGGTTCCTGGTGGAACTAAGATGGATACGGCTTCGATGTTGGATGAAGCGATTCATTATGTTAAGTTTTTGAAAACGCAGGTTCAATCGCTTGAGAGGGCGGCGCCGCCGCAAATGGGACCGCCGGCGATGGGAATGGGGTTTCCGGTGGCGATGAGTAGTGGTGGTGGTGGACGCTATTCTCGAGGTGGTGATTGTCATGGTAATTTGGAAGGAGAATGTGGAGAGAGaagattttaattaagaaattatattttattattacctTTAAATAATGGCTATGATTTTaatttgcttttttttttttttaaataactcttctcacatatttttaaCGTTAATAAGGTACTGTTACTGTTAGATGACGTGTCGTCATCTTAGTTTCTAATTGTTCAAATGTTACTTTTAAATTATCTAACTATATTGCATAAGATAAGTttacatactttttttttttttttgttaggtcaCCGATCCTAGTTAATATCTTGAATAATTACAATTAACATAGCGACAACAATTGTCACAAGTTTATCGAAATGAAATTATCTAATGCAAGTAGTAGGTGCTAAAAATAAGGTTGATCGTAACCCTTTTAGTATACATATCttactttctatttttttaaaatcgtacttAATACCGtagtaaaaaatgtatttttacaGGTTCTTTCTGACAATTTCTTTCCGTGTGCTCGATTATTAGAGTAGCGCGTTTTCTTTTTACAGTTAAAAGTTAAAACTGTGGttaacaatttcaatttttgaaagaaaacctataaattaatgaattttgTTATTTGTAATGAAACTACAAATATCATCatgtttgtgtttatttttatgtttagtGAATTTTGAACTCTTGTTTTGTTTCTTCAAACACATCGGCATGGCTCACCAACCCGATTTGAATTGTCATAAAAgtatattgttttgtttgtaaAGGCGAAACAAAATGAttctttgtttaaatttgaatattatataagaaaaatgtataaaattaaaaacatgaaaaggaCGCCCATGCAGTGCTCAATTCTTACCCTACATGCATGTATCTCCTTTACCCTCATTATTTGAGCTTTCCACTTTCATTCCTCAAATCATTCAGACATCTTTATTTTATGccatgtttttaataatttgattttaagtaGAGAAATAAGTTATTTTCAAAAGTAAACATGCAATCATatccaaaaaattatattaaaaaacaatacaaGCATATCAAAACTAATAGTAATCACaaaaataaggaagaagagcttaaaagaataaaatgatCAATTACTAACCTAAAAtctcatatttgtttttcattgcaccatataaaatataataaaaagaacaaTTATATTGTCATACACAAATAAACGACAAACAACTGCTATGAAAACATGacattaatatcattaatatcTGTGACATATTGCCCATTTAAAAACAAGCATTTCAAAgtgttgttttttattttttcaattttaggtggttatttaaaatgtttattggATTTAATTCTGTAGAATGAAatatattgtttgataaaagaaaataggttatgtaaattttaattaatttaatttttataatatattttataaagaatttttgtaaaaaataaaacaaaatgagatggtttgatttaggttattttagatttttattgttttttatgaaattaaaattatttagattttaaattggttagacttatatatataattaatgtcttcctatatttaaaattaaattttataaaaataaaaatatttaaattaaacaattaaattaaatcaataaaatgtgatataattttttttataaaaataaaataaaaataattctcatATCATACGAGCTTAGGGAAATTAGGAGGTCATCACTACCATCATGGACTACGAAgcttcatttattttgttaaaatattttattcatgttaaaaactattttaatttaaataagttaaatattagttaataacctgatttttttctcaaatatttaaaagtttgaactataatatttaaatatattgtgtGGGTATGAACAATTGAGACTTGCAATTTAGTATATGTGATTTGACACTAAAATTTATTTGCAATTAGGGTTAGCATTATTGGATTTATTAATTGGGTTAGCATTATTGGatttattaatatgaataaatcGTGATGGTGTCGAAAATTACTACAAATAGATTTAATTAACAAGCTATCgtgaataattaaaatcaaatatacttAAATGTTTATTGATTATATTGAAAAATTtagagtaaataaaaataaattgaaccaTTTTAAAGTTAACCATTTTAATGAACAAAACATTTTCATACATATTTAAACTTTTAACTAATAAACCAGATCaaccaaatatttttcaaatgtatttaaacatttaaatgaataatagaATATGCGAAAAACTTCGTTAACTAAGAGTTTGTTAGAttgtttaaaacaaataatcaaaacaaacattatttctTCCACCTTTTTATTATAGTCACAAtgcaataaaagaaatataattatttgaaattttggttTCATGTGCAGTTAAGtgacatataaatatatattgtcttagTGGGTGTTTAATACATGcgaaatatttgttattattattttctccctAAGTCGTAATCTACTCTAAACAACATAGTGAAAAAATTTatcttctttgattttttttttttaaaatttacatataaattttgttttatttatgtgttttcattcttattactcACATCTATTattgtcatttaaaaaaaacttacctTTTAAAATTAccaaatcaacatttttttaaataaactcaaagAAGCTTACTTTTAATTAGTTACATAAGCATGACtcatataaatcaaaataaatataaagaaaatcaagataAACATGAAGCTGAGAAATAGAAAAAACACATGGGCGGATAGTAATAAGTGTTGATTTGATGTAATTTGACAttgtgattattttttatttttttttagaaatagtactttattttaactaaaatcatttattttattaattaaaatagatttttactttatactttaaattttaaatttaaataataaaaaacaattaactaaaatttaaaataattttgtttttattaaacaataatgtTTTCTTATAAAATCCCAACAATAAAATAGGTGGTGCAGATAGGTTTGGGTGTAGATTGTACTGTTGATGGGAATTTGTGCCGTCGATAGAATACTGGCGCGAGAATAAGTGACGTAATAAGGGCGGTGAATTTAACGGTAAGTTGCTTTTCGTTTTTACTTGAGAACAGTAATAAAGTTGACATTActaaaaatagatatttaatattattaataaatataattatgacATGACGTTTGCTTACCCCAACCCCTCACTTAATCATATCCTACGTGGATGTCCGCTACAGACCAGCTGTCTTATCACTGTTCCTTCTATATTCAAGTTACGTTATCGTCTCGATTaagactaatttttttaattctttaaatatttttaataaatagtgtAATAATcaagtatatttaaaaaaaaaaattaaccttttaattaaacgaaattttatattcttaaaaagatttattttattaaatattaaaattttcacaaattaacaaattttttataatttaatctataattaagaagaatttaaataaattcaataaaataagaCAAACATTGTTTGATCAACTAGAGTAACTCCAATTCtaaaatgagtttttaaaaGTAACGagtttaaataacttttacCTAATctatatgatttatatattaaattaaaattatatttattttattcataatttaaataattatttattggatttaaattggattttgtataattttttaaattaatgtttaatatgtttttttaataaaacactttattcaacaaaaaaaattgttaaatttaaaaaaataataataattttttttgttatagttaatattttattttttataacagtAGGATAAGGTAGTCAATAAAtgtgttttaaatataaatttatatttactaaaagtaatagaattaatttaaaaaaaattaatccactaaataaaaaatttgatactaaaaaaaacaattacttGGGTCATAACTAATGTCaacaacaaatttttttttttaaaatataatacatattttaataagacACAATTAGGACCGTACAAAAAAAATCTCTTCTAAAGAAAAACGGTTAATCAGTTCTAACGATTCCGATCAAACGGTTCGATTTTCGGTTGAAATATTTCCTTACCAGTTTAACTagtaaatcaataataatttaattatatatttatattccatgatttatattagttattttataaatattaggtatattataaataacatttaataatttatatatatatatattaattatttttaaattataatttgtataaaattatttttaataaaaatattaatttataattttatagctATTAGTTTGAAATGATgtctcttaaaatatattatattgttgcataatataatatatgttaacataaaatcaaaaataaaaaaaaaaataaaaaaaaaaagaagaagtagaTGAAGAATAGTATAATAGGACGATGCAAAcaacaattttaaaacaaaatcgtttaaaatttaatatttgttttacaaaaCTGAATTATCGATTCATTGTTAAACCTTGTCAAACAACACGAACGGACTAGAACCAGTAGAACCAAAACTAGTCAAACTAATACCAATACCGTCTGGTTaaccgattttcaaaataaaaaataaacagcACTTAATCGAAACCGATTAACTGTTTAACCGATCGTTAAACACCCTGgaataataaagtaaaaaatgaaaaatatattttatttgaataatttgaataatcataatttaattcgaatttaatttaattcgaattcaattcaattcgattttaattcAAACTGAAATAATAAATTCGAATTAGTATTTCAGATTAATTGAAATAAGATTATTCCGTTAAATACTTAAGTTTACCATTTAGACCGATTtaagttgaaataataaaatactacaatagtt
It encodes the following:
- the LOC124924349 gene encoding transcription factor HEC1-like, producing MDMNILKSSPEDQLDHLIMMMQMDKLPDYSSPPPVIQNDNINFSDNNNNDTHHNYYMNPNISFSTAATETDKRNSVAAMREMIFRIAAMQPIHIDPESVKPPKRRNVKISKDPQSVAARHRRERISERIRILQRLVPGGTKMDTASMLDEAIHYVKFLKTQVQSLERAAPPQMGPPAMGMGFPVAMSSGGGGRYSRGGDCHGNLEGECGERRF